In the Prochlorococcus sp. MIT 1307 genome, one interval contains:
- a CDS encoding class I SAM-dependent methyltransferase, which produces MNNHNPINCRISGDPLEEIIDFGLQPLGNGFLTKEDFQDEYFFNMKLGFNQNSQMVQLFEQPEPEKMFHREYAFFSSTSTAMKKHFQEFYRYIINSSYYSSDNPFVVEIGCNDGILLGNFAADGISHLGIEPSTNVADVANKKGINTISEFFSEKLAMKIVQTNGKADIVMSANVMCHIPNILNIVAGLKTLIKDQGVLIFEDPYLGDVIKKTSYDQIYDEHVYLFSAISVQNLFNRFDFELVDLQPQSTHGGSMRYVIAHKDQYEIQPIVGNIIEEERSIGLDNMISLHEFSENIKQSKEKLISILKEIKSNGKTIAGYAATSKSTTILNYCKVGSQYLDYICDTTPIKQGKYSPGMHIPIYPHSHFLENPPDYAFLLAWNHLDEILNKEKSFIDAGGKWILNVPQPRIL; this is translated from the coding sequence ATGAATAACCATAACCCAATAAATTGTAGGATCTCAGGCGATCCTTTAGAAGAAATAATAGATTTTGGCCTACAGCCATTGGGAAATGGTTTCTTAACTAAGGAAGATTTCCAGGATGAATATTTTTTTAATATGAAATTGGGGTTTAATCAAAATAGTCAAATGGTTCAGTTATTTGAGCAACCAGAACCAGAAAAAATGTTTCATAGGGAGTATGCATTTTTTTCTAGCACCTCAACAGCAATGAAAAAACACTTTCAGGAATTTTATAGATATATTATAAATTCCTCCTATTATTCATCAGATAACCCATTTGTAGTAGAAATTGGCTGTAATGATGGCATTTTACTTGGTAATTTTGCAGCAGACGGTATATCGCATCTAGGAATAGAACCATCTACTAATGTTGCTGATGTAGCAAATAAAAAAGGCATAAATACTATAAGTGAATTCTTCTCAGAGAAATTAGCTATGAAAATTGTTCAAACAAATGGTAAAGCTGATATTGTTATGTCAGCAAATGTAATGTGCCATATTCCTAACATTCTTAATATAGTGGCAGGACTTAAAACTTTAATTAAAGACCAAGGCGTATTAATTTTTGAAGACCCTTACTTGGGTGATGTTATTAAAAAAACTAGTTATGATCAGATTTATGATGAACATGTATATTTGTTCTCTGCTATCTCCGTACAGAATCTATTTAATAGGTTTGACTTTGAGCTTGTTGATCTACAACCTCAAAGTACACATGGTGGCTCGATGAGATATGTTATAGCCCACAAAGATCAATATGAAATTCAACCAATAGTAGGCAATATAATAGAAGAAGAAAGGTCAATTGGACTTGATAACATGATTAGCTTGCATGAATTTTCTGAAAATATTAAGCAATCAAAGGAAAAGCTTATTAGTATATTAAAGGAAATTAAATCAAATGGAAAGACAATTGCAGGATATGCCGCCACTTCTAAAAGTACAACAATACTTAATTACTGCAAAGTAGGATCTCAATACCTTGATTATATTTGCGATACCACGCCCATAAAACAAGGGAAATACTCCCCCGGCATGCATATACCAATCTATCCTCATAGTCATTTCTTGGAAAACCCACCTGACTATGCATTCTTATTGGCTTGGAATCATTTAGACGAAATACTAAACAAGGAAAAGTCCTTTATTGATGCTGGTGGAAAGTGGATATTGAATGTTCCTCAGCCAAGGATATTATGA
- a CDS encoding dTDP-4-dehydrorhamnose 3,5-epimerase family protein: MSEDLDLFEGVNILKLKTHHDYRGFFREVLRLPFNQNQQPITIAQISHSEVYPGVIKAWHAHAYQYQWTYVVKGNLLVALVDKRNDSSSFNKVYSFICGDNDSPMIYGFPPGVYHGYRNIGESCQVIYMTSGQYDLEDELRLDPNTKEINFNWNLKYK, translated from the coding sequence ATGTCGGAAGATTTAGACCTTTTTGAAGGAGTAAATATTCTTAAACTCAAAACACATCATGATTATAGAGGCTTTTTTAGGGAGGTTTTGAGATTACCCTTTAATCAAAATCAACAGCCGATTACAATAGCCCAAATTAGTCATAGCGAGGTTTATCCAGGAGTTATAAAGGCTTGGCATGCGCACGCTTATCAATATCAATGGACTTACGTTGTCAAAGGAAATTTACTAGTTGCATTAGTGGACAAACGTAATGATTCATCTAGCTTCAATAAAGTTTATTCTTTCATTTGTGGTGATAATGATTCCCCAATGATATACGGTTTTCCACCAGGCGTTTATCATGGCTATCGCAATATTGGAGAAAGTTGTCAGGTAATTTATATGACCAGTGGACAATATGATCTTGAAGATGAACTTAGATTAGATCCCAACACTAAAGAAATAAATTTTAATTGGAATCTTAAATATAAGTAA
- the trxB gene encoding thioredoxin-disulfide reductase yields MTDKKSSNVENLVIIGSGPAGYTAAIYAARANLKPLLITGFQAGGIPGGQLMTTTFVENFPGFPDGILGPDLMDLLKAQAVRWGTQLIEADAKSIALNQRPFLVSTAQREIQTHSLVIATGAKANRLGLPNEETFWSRGISACAICDGATPQFNKEELAVVGGGDSACEEAVYLTKFGSHVHLIVRSNKLKASASLTNKVFKSPLITIHWETQLIDVNGDDWLDALLIKKKEASEIKRLPVRGLFYAIGHTPNTEIFQTQLLIDDHGYIKTKPGRPETSVDGVFAAGDVADSEWRQGITAAGSGCKAALAAERWLTKNNLSKLCERESLEPAKATVPKYAATTTELDFQSNAIWQKGSYALRKLYHESKSPLIVIYTSPNCGPCHVIKPQLKKALEELKGKAQCVEIDIELEQQIAQQAGVNGTPTVQLFKDKALISSWRGVKQHSIFKEAIIRVLEE; encoded by the coding sequence GTGACAGATAAGAAATCTTCCAATGTCGAAAATTTAGTAATTATTGGATCAGGGCCAGCTGGTTATACAGCAGCCATCTATGCAGCCAGAGCAAACCTAAAACCTCTTTTAATAACTGGTTTCCAGGCAGGTGGAATACCTGGAGGTCAATTAATGACTACAACATTTGTTGAGAATTTTCCAGGGTTCCCCGACGGAATACTTGGCCCAGATTTGATGGATCTTTTAAAAGCTCAAGCTGTCAGGTGGGGAACTCAACTAATCGAAGCCGATGCAAAATCTATAGCGCTGAATCAAAGACCTTTTTTGGTTAGCACAGCTCAAAGAGAAATTCAAACGCATTCTTTAGTAATTGCCACAGGTGCAAAAGCCAACAGATTAGGATTACCAAATGAAGAGACTTTTTGGAGTCGAGGAATTAGTGCCTGCGCAATTTGTGATGGAGCCACACCCCAATTCAATAAAGAAGAGTTAGCAGTTGTTGGAGGCGGAGATTCTGCATGTGAAGAGGCTGTTTATCTAACTAAATTTGGTAGTCATGTTCATCTTATAGTGCGCTCAAACAAACTAAAAGCAAGTGCTTCTCTAACCAACAAAGTTTTTAAAAGCCCTCTGATAACAATCCATTGGGAAACTCAGTTAATAGATGTAAATGGTGATGACTGGTTGGATGCTCTATTAATAAAGAAAAAGGAAGCAAGCGAAATAAAAAGACTTCCTGTTAGAGGTCTTTTCTATGCAATTGGACATACTCCCAATACTGAGATATTCCAGACGCAACTATTGATTGATGATCATGGCTATATAAAAACCAAGCCTGGTCGACCAGAAACATCAGTAGATGGTGTTTTTGCCGCTGGTGATGTTGCAGATTCAGAATGGCGCCAAGGGATAACCGCCGCTGGTAGTGGATGTAAAGCTGCATTAGCAGCAGAGCGCTGGCTTACTAAAAACAATCTTTCGAAATTATGTGAAAGAGAAAGCTTAGAACCTGCAAAAGCTACTGTCCCTAAGTATGCAGCAACAACAACAGAACTAGACTTTCAATCAAATGCAATCTGGCAAAAAGGCAGCTATGCCTTAAGAAAGCTTTACCACGAGAGCAAAAGTCCACTAATCGTTATCTACACATCCCCAAACTGTGGTCCATGTCATGTTATCAAACCTCAATTAAAAAAAGCGCTAGAGGAACTAAAGGGCAAGGCCCAATGCGTTGAAATAGATATCGAATTAGAACAACAAATAGCACAACAAGCTGGAGTTAATGGGACACCAACAGTTCAGCTTTTCAAGGACAAAGCGCTTATAAGTAGCTGGAGAGGAGTTAAACAGCACAGCATATTTAAAGAGGCTATAATTAGAGTCTTAGAGGAGTAA
- a CDS encoding DegT/DnrJ/EryC1/StrS family aminotransferase, which produces MKVLCSDPLAQYDKYRLEIDAAIRDVLFSGNYILSDQVQSLEQEYSAFLNCNHVIGVANGTDAIELVLRALDIGHGDEVITVSHTAVATVSAIQSAGAKPILVDIKSESFTINTDLINEKITKRTKAVIPVHIYGRSANLNKIKQICNDNKLYLIEDCAQAHGLKTKSGAYVGTVGIAGCFSCYPTKNLGGIGDAGLISTNSAVLADKLRAIRQYGWKDRANSSAFGRNSRIDEIQAAILRVKLKYLEANNILRRDLAKTYKSNLQNLDLILPNTDNDDHVYHLYVVRSNKRDKLKKYLFDKNILAGIHYPIPIHKQSIFIDNISTSNDMSTTELLANEILSLPIYPELSLQKLNYVTDSIREFFTKSVN; this is translated from the coding sequence ATGAAGGTTCTTTGCTCTGACCCATTAGCTCAATACGATAAATATAGGTTAGAAATAGATGCAGCAATAAGAGATGTACTTTTTAGTGGGAATTATATTCTTTCTGATCAGGTACAATCTTTAGAGCAGGAATATTCTGCTTTTTTAAATTGTAATCATGTTATTGGAGTTGCTAACGGAACAGATGCAATAGAGTTGGTTCTTAGGGCTTTGGATATTGGCCACGGAGATGAAGTGATAACAGTTTCTCATACAGCTGTTGCAACTGTATCTGCCATACAATCTGCTGGAGCGAAACCGATTCTAGTTGATATCAAAAGCGAATCTTTTACTATTAATACAGACCTAATTAATGAAAAGATTACTAAACGGACAAAGGCCGTTATTCCTGTTCATATTTACGGAAGATCTGCAAACCTTAACAAAATAAAGCAAATATGTAATGACAACAAATTATATTTGATAGAAGATTGTGCTCAGGCTCATGGACTGAAAACCAAGTCAGGAGCATATGTTGGAACTGTTGGTATAGCTGGGTGTTTTAGTTGTTATCCCACTAAAAATCTTGGTGGTATTGGTGATGCAGGCCTGATTTCGACCAATTCAGCAGTGCTTGCCGATAAATTAAGAGCCATTAGACAATATGGTTGGAAGGATAGAGCTAATAGCTCAGCTTTTGGAAGAAATTCACGGATAGATGAGATACAGGCAGCCATACTTAGGGTTAAATTAAAATATTTAGAGGCAAACAATATACTTAGAAGAGATTTAGCAAAAACATATAAGTCGAATTTACAAAATCTCGATTTAATCTTACCCAATACAGATAATGATGATCATGTATACCATTTGTATGTTGTTAGGTCAAATAAACGCGATAAATTAAAAAAATATCTTTTCGATAAGAATATTCTTGCTGGTATTCATTACCCCATACCTATTCACAAGCAATCTATATTTATTGATAATATTTCTACTTCGAATGATATGAGTACTACAGAACTTCTAGCAAATGAAATCTTATCTCTTCCAATATACCCAGAACTATCACTACAAAAGCTTAATTATGTGACTGATTCAATTAGAGAATTTTTCACTAAATCAGTTAATTAG
- a CDS encoding ABC transporter ATP-binding protein, with translation MAFLIAEDLTYSYSKQSQLVLNDVSIELTQGTLTALVGPNGAGKSTLLRLLQGQLKPNKGQIMVDGNPLIIARNQVALMPQRGLLNWRFPITVEGLVSLGRVNHSRSTCCELEAALQRVGISDFAKRRLDTLSGGQQQRALLAKTLMSSASIFLLDEPCSSLDPPTREQFLIIIRQLADAGLTVFVSSHDWGKALSAYDKVIALDKTVLASGSPNDVQDSLDSITCMGNHCCA, from the coding sequence ATGGCTTTTTTGATTGCAGAAGATTTGACCTATTCGTATTCAAAGCAAAGTCAACTTGTTTTGAATGATGTCTCAATAGAGCTCACACAAGGCACCTTGACAGCACTAGTTGGTCCAAACGGTGCTGGTAAATCCACATTATTACGTTTATTGCAGGGACAACTTAAGCCAAATAAGGGTCAGATCATGGTTGATGGTAATCCTTTAATTATTGCTCGAAATCAAGTTGCTCTAATGCCACAAAGAGGTTTACTGAACTGGAGGTTTCCTATTACTGTTGAAGGGTTAGTCTCATTAGGTCGAGTAAACCATTCCAGATCAACATGTTGTGAATTAGAAGCAGCACTTCAACGAGTTGGAATATCTGATTTTGCAAAAAGAAGACTTGATACATTATCGGGTGGTCAACAACAGCGTGCATTATTGGCAAAAACATTGATGAGCTCAGCATCAATATTTCTACTTGATGAGCCATGCTCTTCTTTAGACCCACCAACTAGAGAACAGTTTCTGATCATTATTCGTCAATTAGCTGACGCTGGTTTAACAGTTTTTGTTAGTAGTCATGATTGGGGTAAGGCTTTGAGTGCTTATGACAAAGTAATCGCATTAGATAAGACTGTTTTAGCTTCAGGAAGTCCCAATGATGTCCAGGACAGCCTCGATTCAATTACTTGTATGGGCAATCATTGTTGTGCTTAG
- a CDS encoding transcriptional repressor: MCKSGPEISKRQKQLLEELGICDDEMSGQELHRRLHEKELSMGLTTIYRNLQALVKRGLVRSRHLPTGEVLYAPVDRDVHHLTCVDCGQTTRLKGCPVKDIELPKNKGQKFEVLFHTLELFGLCELCFQRQKKKV, encoded by the coding sequence ATGTGTAAAAGCGGGCCTGAAATTTCTAAACGTCAAAAGCAACTGCTTGAAGAACTTGGGATTTGTGATGACGAAATGAGTGGTCAGGAATTGCATCGAAGATTGCATGAAAAAGAGCTTTCTATGGGTTTGACGACGATATATCGGAATTTGCAAGCACTTGTTAAACGGGGTTTAGTTCGTTCCCGACACCTCCCTACAGGTGAGGTTCTTTATGCTCCAGTGGATAGAGATGTTCACCATTTAACTTGTGTTGATTGTGGACAAACTACCCGTTTGAAGGGATGTCCTGTAAAAGATATCGAGCTTCCCAAAAACAAAGGCCAAAAATTTGAAGTCTTGTTCCACACACTTGAACTTTTTGGTCTTTGTGAACTCTGTTTCCAGCGCCAAAAGAAAAAAGTTTAA
- a CDS encoding peroxiredoxin yields MPLKVGDHAPEFSLLDQLGNLRSNKQLKSKPLVLFFYPKDDTPGCTAEACGFRDKYDLFNLLGAEVWGVSNDNELSHRKFSEKNKLPFPLLCDVGNSVRKLFGVPKVLGILDGRVTYIIDTKGVIRHVFNDLLNGPGHVTEALRILEEIRRG; encoded by the coding sequence ATGCCTTTAAAAGTAGGTGATCATGCGCCTGAGTTTTCATTATTAGATCAATTAGGTAATCTTCGAAGCAATAAGCAATTAAAATCAAAGCCACTTGTACTGTTCTTTTACCCAAAGGATGACACTCCAGGATGCACGGCAGAGGCTTGTGGCTTTCGTGACAAATATGACCTCTTCAATTTGTTAGGGGCCGAAGTTTGGGGGGTTAGTAATGATAATGAATTAAGCCATCGAAAATTCTCTGAAAAGAACAAGCTTCCCTTTCCATTGCTTTGTGATGTTGGAAACTCCGTTAGAAAATTGTTTGGGGTTCCAAAGGTTTTAGGAATTCTTGATGGCCGTGTAACTTACATAATAGATACAAAAGGAGTTATTCGTCATGTTTTTAATGATTTATTAAATGGTCCTGGTCATGTTACTGAGGCACTTAGAATCTTGGAGGAAATTCGAAGGGGATGA
- a CDS encoding metal ABC transporter substrate-binding protein, translated as MRIFKSFSKAEQGKALIARTIINTSILTGAFFLTGINQFVQAKSKSIVAVEPLTCDLVTAIAPPSSPIQCLFDRKQDVHDIKIKPRQAQRLKKATQVFTLGQEMSPAMKKWLNNPITVVVGVSAIEIDNHDNHDAHDNHDAHDNHDAHDNHDAHDNHDAHDAEHSTEKHEHHFHAGLDPHIWHDPQNIIKMSRIISKNIKKNYSFLDTKTRNIVNERYQSVESILKDLDQWAKKQVSTIPNKNRWIVSKHKAMRYYGEAFGLRTLSLLDFLGHSSSLRPKAISFIIGELRKNNIEIIFAEQKPPSKLIKNLSKQTSIPISSKPIYVDGLMPKGSTISVAVHNTCTIVNSLGGLCNKEEGQQIEDRWHLLIK; from the coding sequence ATGCGAATTTTCAAGAGCTTCTCAAAGGCAGAGCAAGGAAAAGCATTAATTGCCAGAACAATCATTAACACCTCTATTTTAACTGGTGCGTTTTTTTTAACTGGAATCAATCAGTTCGTACAAGCCAAGTCCAAGTCAATAGTTGCCGTGGAGCCATTAACTTGCGATCTGGTTACAGCAATCGCTCCCCCTTCCAGTCCCATTCAATGTTTGTTTGATAGGAAGCAAGATGTTCATGACATCAAAATTAAACCTAGGCAAGCCCAAAGACTTAAAAAAGCAACTCAAGTATTTACTCTTGGGCAAGAAATGTCTCCTGCAATGAAAAAATGGCTAAATAATCCCATAACAGTTGTTGTAGGTGTTAGCGCAATAGAGATAGACAACCATGACAACCATGACGCACATGACAACCATGACGCACATGACAACCATGACGCACATGACAACCATGACGCACATGACAACCATGACGCACATGACGCTGAGCACTCAACTGAAAAGCATGAGCACCATTTCCATGCTGGCTTAGACCCCCATATTTGGCATGATCCTCAAAACATAATTAAAATGAGTAGGATTATTTCCAAGAACATCAAGAAGAACTATTCCTTTCTTGATACAAAAACCAGAAATATTGTAAATGAAAGATATCAATCTGTAGAATCTATTTTAAAAGATTTAGATCAATGGGCAAAGAAGCAAGTCTCTACAATTCCCAATAAAAATCGCTGGATAGTTTCTAAACACAAAGCCATGAGATACTATGGAGAAGCATTTGGATTACGAACTCTTAGCTTACTAGATTTTCTAGGCCACTCATCCAGTCTAAGACCAAAGGCCATTTCATTTATAATAGGAGAGCTAAGAAAAAATAATATAGAAATCATTTTTGCTGAACAAAAACCTCCCTCAAAGTTGATTAAGAACCTAAGCAAACAAACTTCAATTCCTATATCTTCAAAACCAATTTATGTTGATGGTTTAATGCCCAAAGGGAGCACTATTTCAGTGGCTGTCCATAACACTTGTACTATCGTTAATTCATTAGGTGGTTTATGTAACAAGGAAGAAGGTCAACAAATAGAAGATAGATGGCATTTGCTTATTAAGTAA
- a CDS encoding cytochrome P450, producing the protein MAEPELRPLPNTGALTGILEALTFFRDPDFARKRFERHGNIFETSMLGQPMVFIQGEKAICDLLSCPDSIEGWWPVSVQKLLGSHSLANRNGASHKARRRVVAQLFSPPALQRYSASIISMVDELANELKTAKKSLPLAEKMRRFAFSVITSTVLGLEGAEREELFSDFEIWTKALFSVPIALPGSPYAKALQARKRLLNRLQQVLSQSVNIKGGLDLLSGGLDEEGIPLTDEDLIEQLLLLLFAGYETTASALTCLMYYLLLNPPIETWLREEIDALCWPPEPEQANISYDPANAPKLDAVVNEVMRLSPPVGGFFRRTKRTIVIGGVAVPKNRVVQVALTASNRHGLGDLDAFRPQRHLEDGCSVSMMPFGNGERVCLGKALAELEIRLMVVGLFHRLRLAVIPDQDFTLQQLPSPAPRDGLLVKVLSPNS; encoded by the coding sequence ATGGCTGAACCTGAACTGCGCCCTCTACCTAATACAGGTGCCCTCACTGGAATACTAGAGGCGCTCACATTTTTCCGCGATCCAGACTTTGCTCGAAAACGTTTTGAACGTCATGGAAATATTTTTGAAACATCAATGCTTGGACAGCCAATGGTGTTTATTCAAGGTGAAAAAGCTATTTGTGATCTCCTTTCTTGCCCAGACTCGATAGAAGGTTGGTGGCCAGTGAGTGTTCAAAAGTTATTAGGTAGCCATTCTTTGGCTAATCGCAACGGGGCCTCTCATAAAGCACGCAGACGAGTTGTAGCTCAATTATTCTCGCCCCCAGCTCTACAGCGCTACAGCGCTAGCATCATCAGCATGGTTGATGAGCTTGCAAACGAGCTAAAAACCGCAAAAAAGTCGCTCCCTCTAGCAGAAAAAATGCGACGTTTTGCCTTCTCTGTAATTACATCTACGGTTCTAGGCCTAGAGGGCGCTGAGAGAGAAGAGTTATTCTCTGATTTCGAAATCTGGACCAAAGCTCTCTTCTCAGTTCCAATCGCTCTACCGGGTAGTCCATATGCAAAAGCTCTTCAAGCCAGAAAACGCTTGCTTAATAGGCTCCAACAGGTTCTTTCTCAATCAGTGAATATAAAAGGTGGCTTAGATTTACTTTCTGGTGGTCTTGATGAAGAAGGAATTCCTCTTACTGATGAAGATCTCATAGAGCAACTTCTTCTTCTTTTATTTGCAGGCTATGAAACCACAGCTTCTGCACTCACCTGCCTAATGTATTACCTACTTCTCAACCCACCAATTGAAACATGGCTGCGAGAGGAGATAGATGCACTGTGTTGGCCTCCAGAGCCTGAACAGGCCAACATCTCTTACGACCCAGCGAATGCCCCGAAACTTGACGCAGTAGTGAATGAGGTAATGCGACTTAGCCCGCCTGTAGGAGGTTTCTTCCGCCGCACCAAACGGACCATAGTGATCGGCGGCGTAGCAGTTCCAAAAAATCGCGTGGTGCAAGTTGCCTTAACTGCATCCAACCGTCATGGCCTTGGCGATCTTGATGCCTTCCGACCCCAACGCCATTTAGAGGATGGATGTTCAGTCTCCATGATGCCTTTCGGCAACGGAGAGCGTGTGTGTCTTGGAAAAGCGTTGGCTGAACTCGAGATCCGTTTGATGGTAGTGGGATTGTTTCATAGATTACGACTTGCTGTAATCCCTGATCAAGATTTCACCCTGCAACAATTGCCCAGCCCGGCTCCAAGAGATGGCTTACTGGTCAAAGTGCTATCGCCCAACTCCTAG
- a CDS encoding metal ABC transporter permease gives MSFINAQWWIIPLILTFFSGMLCPAMGTVLITHKRLLQVNLISHSVLPGLALAVALGVHPSIGGVISGLFGALFAESLTNKRSDHYEAVMNTVLAGAIGLGVLLIPLLGVKIDLEAVLFGDLLTANLGDLLRILIAFLIFICLMICGYDKLVHVGLDPEGAAASGINVSFLNLALGFTTSLVIVSSMSAVGVILVIALLSTPTLLGLNKATSLWVAMARSSMFGLVISSIGFLMAVIFNLSPGPLISVLCVASLVFLPVKK, from the coding sequence ATGTCTTTTATTAATGCACAGTGGTGGATAATTCCACTGATTCTAACTTTTTTTTCAGGAATGCTTTGCCCCGCTATGGGGACTGTCTTAATTACCCATAAAAGACTATTACAAGTCAATTTAATCTCTCACTCTGTTTTGCCAGGTTTGGCTTTGGCAGTAGCCCTTGGAGTTCACCCTTCTATTGGAGGTGTGATTAGTGGTTTGTTTGGAGCACTTTTTGCAGAAAGTCTGACTAACAAACGAAGTGATCACTATGAAGCTGTGATGAATACAGTACTTGCTGGAGCAATTGGACTTGGTGTTCTTCTTATTCCTCTTCTTGGTGTCAAAATTGATTTAGAAGCTGTTCTCTTTGGTGATCTATTGACAGCTAATTTGGGAGATCTTTTAAGAATCCTTATTGCCTTTTTAATTTTTATTTGTTTGATGATTTGTGGATACGACAAATTGGTTCATGTTGGGTTAGATCCAGAAGGTGCCGCTGCTAGTGGTATAAATGTGTCTTTTTTGAACTTGGCTCTCGGCTTCACGACTTCTCTTGTCATCGTTAGCTCAATGTCTGCTGTTGGTGTGATCCTTGTAATTGCTTTGCTTTCTACTCCTACTTTATTGGGCTTAAATAAAGCAACAAGCTTATGGGTTGCCATGGCTCGATCTTCAATGTTTGGGCTAGTAATATCATCTATTGGTTTTTTAATGGCGGTAATTTTTAATTTGTCTCCAGGTCCTCTTATCAGTGTTCTGTGTGTTGCTTCCTTGGTATTTTTGCCCGTCAAGAAGTAA
- a CDS encoding DUF1499 domain-containing protein has translation MEKILLICLALMHVFFNASTSIASSQEIELPECIVMTHCVKENWEVSDVEESFKKAVELVSKTPRTRIVEKNETFIHAEAKTKWRRYTDDLLIKSLPKKGIIQVRSESRLGVGDNGVNQKRIDKLSYRLMTK, from the coding sequence ATGGAAAAGATTTTATTGATTTGTCTAGCTCTTATGCATGTTTTTTTTAATGCGAGTACATCAATTGCAAGCAGTCAAGAGATTGAGCTTCCTGAATGCATAGTTATGACTCATTGTGTAAAGGAGAATTGGGAAGTTAGTGATGTAGAAGAATCATTTAAAAAAGCTGTGGAACTTGTTTCCAAAACTCCTAGAACTAGGATTGTTGAGAAGAACGAGACATTCATTCATGCAGAAGCTAAAACTAAGTGGAGAAGATATACAGATGATCTCTTAATAAAGTCACTACCAAAGAAAGGCATTATTCAAGTTAGATCTGAATCAAGATTAGGTGTAGGTGATAATGGTGTAAATCAAAAAAGAATTGACAAATTATCATACCGTTTGATGACTAAGTAA